In Trifolium pratense cultivar HEN17-A07 linkage group LG7, ARS_RC_1.1, whole genome shotgun sequence, a genomic segment contains:
- the LOC123896594 gene encoding E3 ubiquitin-protein ligase RMA1H1-like: MSNWAGANAKANSDKNCSNDLDCDICLEQVKDPVVTFCGHLYCWSCIYKWINSTSWEHNEKPECPVCKAEISESTVVPLYGRGHTSSTAQGEVQRDGSVVPPRPSGPRSFHSTPNVSEQPQQEQINIREWVALFLKIWPI; encoded by the coding sequence ATGTCGAACTGGGCCGGTGCCAATGCTAAAGCAAATTCTGACAAAAACTGTTCTAATGATCTTGATTGCGACATATGCTTGGAGCAAGTGAAAGATCCAGTGGTAACTTTTTGTGGTCATCTCTATTGTTGGTCATGTATATACAAATGGATTAATAGCACATCATGGGAACATAATGAGAAGCCAGAATGTCCAGTTTGCAAAGCAGAAATTTCAGAATCAACTGTTGTTCCATTATATGGTCGTGGCCATACATCATCAACTGCTCAAGGTGAGGTTCAACGAGATGGGAGTGTTGTACCACCAAGACCATCTGGTCCTAGATCATTTCATAGTACTCCAAATGTTTCAGAACAACCTCAGCAAGAACAAATTAATATCAGAGAATGGGTTGcactttttcttaaaatttggccCATATAG
- the LOC123894699 gene encoding uncharacterized protein LOC123894699 isoform X2, giving the protein MATTLLSSNPWTRRVFFLFPRNKTQILTTHHCCNPTTEMNNNDAAVVSLQEWQGWGTTSPVPAMVTQIAEDLKLLEKDFDSQMKFGRAGGKLQGNIGQQEDKKHRATYKALPDSEEKLKFFSARQIACRVIGSKGYLCQKCWLPMEEDCMCSQITSCLLFPGIRFWLYMHPKDFLRQNNTGKLLWQIFGVDAATLCLFGIPEHEQIMWNSLKLAGRSNVWCLYPNKNAVLESVENAFGQEPDANNEVTSEKLKVDTTQHFILIDGTWSNSAAMFRRLQDHAKSIWGDEDLSCISLNPGTSAMHKLRPQPSWDRTCTAAAAAGLLLELQLLPRFSSIGLDKQSEAIEHALTILLDALTKRRLRMGRSITRKVRPNKEVINPNEI; this is encoded by the exons ATGGCTACTACGTTGTTGTCATCAAATCCTTGGACAAGAAGAGTCTTTTTCCTATTCCCAAGAAACAAAACCCAAATCCTCACAACACACCATTGTTGCAATCCAACGACGGAAATGAACAACAACGACGCTGCTGTTGTCTCCTTACAAGAATGGCAAGGTTGGGGCACCACTTCACCAGTCCCAGCTATGGTTACTCAAATCGCTGAGGATTTGAAGCTTCTAGAGAAAGATTTTGATTCTCAGATGAAGTTTGGTCGCGCCGGTGGAAAGTTACAA GGGAATATTGGACAACAAGAAGATAAGAAACACCGTGCAACTTATAAGGCTTTACCTGATTCTGAAGAAAAGCTTAAATTTTTTTCAGCTAGACAAATAGCTTGTCGTGTAATTGGTAGCAAGGGTTACCTTTGTCAAAAG tgTTGGCTTCCTATGGAAGAAGATTGCATGTGTTCACAAATCACATCCTGCTTGCTCTTTCCTGGAATAAGGTTTTGGCTGTATATGCATCCCAAG GACTTTTTACGACAGAACAACACCGGAAAGCTTTTGTGGCAAATTTTTGGTGTTGATGCTGCAACTTTGTGCCTTTTTGGTATTCCTGAACACGAACAAATCATGTGGAATTCTCTTAAACTGGCAG GAAGAAGCAATGTGTGGTGCCTTTATCCAAATAAGAATGCCGTTTTGGAGTCAGTTGAAAATGCATTTGGTCAGGAACCAGATGCAAATAATGAAGTAACATCAGAAAAG TTAAAAGTAGATACAACTCagcattttattttaattgatggGACGTGGAGCAATTCAGCAGCAATGTTTAGGCGCCTTCAG GATCATGCAAAGTCAATTTGGGGAGACGAGGACCTTTCTTGTATATCCCTAAATCCCGGTACTTCTGCCATGCATAAACTTAG GCCCCAACCATCTTGGGATCGTACATGTACAGCAGCAGCCGCCGCTGGCCTGCTCTTGGAGCTTCAACTTCTCCCAAGGTTTAGCTCCATTGGATTGGATAAACAGTCAGAAGCAATAGAACATGCTCTAACAATCCTATTAGATGCCCTCACAAAGAGACGACTTCGAATGGGAAGGTCCATTACACGAAAAGTAAGGCCAAATAAGGAAGTTATCAACCCTAATGAGATATAG
- the LOC123894699 gene encoding uncharacterized protein LOC123894699 isoform X1 codes for MATTLLSSNPWTRRVFFLFPRNKTQILTTHHCCNPTTEMNNNDAAVVSLQEWQGWGTTSPVPAMVTQIAEDLKLLEKDFDSQMKFGRAGGKLQGNIGQQEDKKHRATYKALPDSEEKLKFFSARQIACRVIGSKGYLCQKCWLPMEEDCMCSQITSCLLFPGIRFWLYMHPKDFLRQNNTGKLLWQIFGVDAATLCLFGIPEHEQIMWNSLKLAGRSNVWCLYPNKNAVLESVENAFGQEPDANNEVTSEKQLKVDTTQHFILIDGTWSNSAAMFRRLQDHAKSIWGDEDLSCISLNPGTSAMHKLRPQPSWDRTCTAAAAAGLLLELQLLPRFSSIGLDKQSEAIEHALTILLDALTKRRLRMGRSITRKVRPNKEVINPNEI; via the exons ATGGCTACTACGTTGTTGTCATCAAATCCTTGGACAAGAAGAGTCTTTTTCCTATTCCCAAGAAACAAAACCCAAATCCTCACAACACACCATTGTTGCAATCCAACGACGGAAATGAACAACAACGACGCTGCTGTTGTCTCCTTACAAGAATGGCAAGGTTGGGGCACCACTTCACCAGTCCCAGCTATGGTTACTCAAATCGCTGAGGATTTGAAGCTTCTAGAGAAAGATTTTGATTCTCAGATGAAGTTTGGTCGCGCCGGTGGAAAGTTACAA GGGAATATTGGACAACAAGAAGATAAGAAACACCGTGCAACTTATAAGGCTTTACCTGATTCTGAAGAAAAGCTTAAATTTTTTTCAGCTAGACAAATAGCTTGTCGTGTAATTGGTAGCAAGGGTTACCTTTGTCAAAAG tgTTGGCTTCCTATGGAAGAAGATTGCATGTGTTCACAAATCACATCCTGCTTGCTCTTTCCTGGAATAAGGTTTTGGCTGTATATGCATCCCAAG GACTTTTTACGACAGAACAACACCGGAAAGCTTTTGTGGCAAATTTTTGGTGTTGATGCTGCAACTTTGTGCCTTTTTGGTATTCCTGAACACGAACAAATCATGTGGAATTCTCTTAAACTGGCAG GAAGAAGCAATGTGTGGTGCCTTTATCCAAATAAGAATGCCGTTTTGGAGTCAGTTGAAAATGCATTTGGTCAGGAACCAGATGCAAATAATGAAGTAACATCAGAAAAG CAGTTAAAAGTAGATACAACTCagcattttattttaattgatggGACGTGGAGCAATTCAGCAGCAATGTTTAGGCGCCTTCAG GATCATGCAAAGTCAATTTGGGGAGACGAGGACCTTTCTTGTATATCCCTAAATCCCGGTACTTCTGCCATGCATAAACTTAG GCCCCAACCATCTTGGGATCGTACATGTACAGCAGCAGCCGCCGCTGGCCTGCTCTTGGAGCTTCAACTTCTCCCAAGGTTTAGCTCCATTGGATTGGATAAACAGTCAGAAGCAATAGAACATGCTCTAACAATCCTATTAGATGCCCTCACAAAGAGACGACTTCGAATGGGAAGGTCCATTACACGAAAAGTAAGGCCAAATAAGGAAGTTATCAACCCTAATGAGATATA G
- the LOC123894701 gene encoding uncharacterized protein LOC123894701, whose amino-acid sequence MKKSGLFAATIAAASATAVTVSSSANNSHHHQESTSEKINRNENSSSEKFAPRFDGLRFIETLITAHR is encoded by the exons ATGAAGAAGTCCGGCCTCTTCGCCGCTACAATCGCCGCCGCATCAGCCACCGCTGTCACCGTTTCATCTTCCGCAAACAACTCTCACCATCATCAG GAAAGTACTTCTGAGAAAATAAATCGCAATGAGAATTCTTCGTCGGAGAAATTTGCGCCGAGATTTGATGGTTTGCGGTTCATTGAAACGCTTATAACTGCTCATAGATGA